In the Vicia villosa cultivar HV-30 ecotype Madison, WI unplaced genomic scaffold, Vvil1.0 ctg.000011F_1_1, whole genome shotgun sequence genome, GCATTAAGGTtgccgaccaaattggccggTGGTGTTCAAAGATTACAATCATtgtcgggcacgcaggccccaaaaattatccaggcatagcccaacaaaaagaaaaatggcacgcaggccggGAAAGACGGACACGCAGGCCCGGAACTACATTTTCTACTCCTCGCTCTCCGGGGACTCAGGCACCAGCACGCCATCCACGATCCTCGAAGAGAGCCCGACATTATCCTCCTTCAAGCCAGGGTTCAGAAGCCTCAGCTGTTGAAGGGCACGCTCGAACCCGACGTCGGCCATGTCGGCCAGGCTTACCTTCAAGCTGTCTATCTTCTCCACAAACTCGGCCCTAGACTTTAGAGTTACCACATCCGACGACTCATCAGCCGAGGGGGCCCATTCAAGTTGAAGATCAGCCAGCTTTTTCTTCTCAGCCGCAACCTCCGCGTCTTTCTGCTTCAGGAGCGCGTCAACCTTCTTCCTCAACTCCTTGCGCTCGGTCTCCATTGTCTTCATCTTGTCCTCGGTCACCTTCTTAGCCGCCTCGGCCTCCTTCAGAGCCTCGGTCGAGCCCGAACCTCCACTGGCCAGCACTTGGGCCATCCCCAAAACCCTCATCACGGCGGCACCATCGCACGCCAACTGTTTCTGGAGGGACGAGGAGCCCATGTCACTGATTCGACGAGCTTCGTCCGGGGAGACAGCCAAGGGGAACTTCTCGAAATAacctccatccttgtagcaaggAGGCAACACGAAGGCGCGCCCGGGACCTAGGGTCGACTGATCCGGATGTACCCCCTCGGAAGGACGAGATCTCTTGGTAGACCTCTCGTCGGCATGAGTCTTGTGAGGAGAGCCTGCCGAGCCTGAGTTCTCTCCAGCTCCGGTTCcctggttcttcttcttcctcctcgcGTCCAAAGCCTGTATCAGAATAttatcctccttctccggcatagcctctgcaaagaaaaaataaaacaagttagCAAAATACCGGACAGAGATCACAAAGCAGGGTAAATGGGCACAACCTAACAACGTCCTggtctcctcgggagtccgacaagctagcaaagccttggtattaataggccgctgctccgTGACCGGTACACCCTCCTCGTCCAATACGAGATCCCCGTTCCTCGTCACCCAACGAGACATAGTAAATCTGTCTACGTATTTGCAGAGGACCGAGTAGGACTCCCGGTCTTGATCATCCAAATCATCGTCCTCCCAAACATAGTGTTTCGGGGGAGAAGAGAAGTGACCCTTCCACCAGAAGAACGGGAACCTTGTACAGAGCTCCCTCACCACATGTCCGTCCTCGTCCCTTAACACCTCCCCGTCTTCATCACGCATGACCACGAGGTCCGATACCTCCGAGTAGGCTGTTCGGCTGATCGGCTGGATGACAAAATACCGATCCTTGAACCCTTTCACGGAGTCAGTATACATCCCGAAGAGCTTTCGCTCAGCATTTCTGAACGAGACCCAGCTATATCGACCGTTTGCCGCCTGCCTCTGGACGCGGAAACACCGGCCGAACAATGCGGTCGTGGCACCAATCCCCAGATAGTTACAAACGATCTCGAATGCTCGCATGAAAGCAAAGGCATTCGGATGCAGTTGGGACGGCGCCAAGTTTAGAAATGCCATCGTAGATCTCTGGAAGTCGGAGAACGGCAATCGGAAGCCGAGTTCCTTGAACACATACTCATACATTGCAAAGCCGTCCCCGTCAAATCGAGAACATATACGCTCGTCCCTCGACGGGCAGACCACTCGGTAGTTCGGCGCTTCACCCTCCCTCAATGTCTCGATTTCTCTGAACGCCCCATCCAAAGACCCAGTATACCGAGAGGCGACCGTCAAGGCCTCGTCGGCTATCCAGTCGAACGCGACCGTACACACGTAACTAAATAAAGGCATGGGAGAGACCCCTCCCTCGGCATCCGAGCCCAGTGACTCATCATGGTCCTCTGGAGAGGGCGCATTTGGGTCTTCGATGATTTCAACCCCAGAGCTTGTGGCCGTCGAGTCGTCCGAACTACTCGTCCACGAGCCAGATTCCGAGCCAGATTCCGAACCAGACTCCGAACTAGCACTCGATTCAGATTCACCTGCAGGCAGAAGGGAAAAAATGAATTCGACGGTCATCAAATCCACCCCTCCACCGCGAtacaagcgaaagggtagagcaggagcatctgagcccccggctaaacccccatcgaggaaaACGCTCGTCTGCCGAGGGCTCACCAATGACACCAATGGAAAACGTATCTAAACGACTTAACACCAACGCCCTTCGGTCTGCCGACCCACACtaacccccgggcatcgcttAGATAACCCGGGGAAGACGTTGGTGGCGAAGGCCACCGAAGCAGAATGCACAAATCTCATGAAAAATAGTAAAGCAAGGACGAGCTAGACGAACTTACTATTAGACATGACGACGATGGCCGAGGAGAATCCTTCACTGGGAGACGACCTTGGTATGATGAACGAGCCGGGAAATTATTCTCCGAGGAACCCTTGATCGAAGCCGAGCAGATAAACAGAGAAAGGAAAGTTCCCAAATGAGAGAATCCGCCCCTTTTTATAGGTAAAAagctcggaaggcgaagcgtcacctctcctgacaggcgccgcctcctagaccctaggccattattacctatgccacgtcagcgcgtgcttCCTACGCGCGACGTTTCGTCCATCACCGGACCTTCTTCCGAGCACGAGGCTTACGAGGATCAATTCACCGAGCAACTACGAGGATAGGGGTCCGAGCATTGAAATAAAGTCACAGCTTCTTAACCAaaaaactccgacttggggggctcctgttctggactgggccaagatagGCCCAACACCGCTTCCGGCCCAATAAGCCTTAGAGGTCCATGAATAGTTCAGTGCCTCCCCAGCACGCCTTGCTCGGCGTCATCCTAGCCGAGGACCCTGCTCtgcgcagggctccttcatatccaaccctccgaGTATCCCGGATCCcgcgtggctcctaaaagaccgcgtcttcccttggacttcggagcggttaaccaggacagagggcgtacgcgcacctccgatatttccgctcaggaaacctggcagtctcctagttgggcttgggaatccaacccaatagcgagatcatggcccagcgctgggggctatatataccctctttaactagagggtcaggtattcacttctttctaacctttagctagtacttgcactcCCTTGCTcgtcttctcactttggcatcggagtaccttgcaggtacaccccccctctctccttcctagaagatctagtccgagcagcctacgacgatccttctggtcaggtacgatcagtggcgccgtctgtgggaaacttgcttccccgTCTTTAacgaacaaagatcaaagctaatcatctccaatcgtcatggctgacaacaacaacatcccaaccGCCGACCCTTTCCTCCTTGAcgagctgatcgaggaatcctcccgcgagctGGCTAGCCGTCGTCGGGAGGATCGTCGGCGACAGAGGTCCGGGCATGAGACCCGGGACACCCAGCTGGTGCAGGTCCTTCAGCAAGTCCAGAATGTCGATCATGTTCCTCCCGAGGGGCACACCCAGAACGGCGGCGGCACCAGTGGGCCAGAACATGCCCAAAATGTGAACGAAACCGACCCCCGAGACGGGCAACATGCCTCCTctttcacccacacctccgaaaGGAGAAGGACCCGCCATGTGGAAGAGGAAGAACAGCTCGATATTCCCGAAGATgctgaccccatcaccgtccgACTGCTGAAAGAAATACAATTGACGAACAGCCTCCTCAGAATTCAGGATGACCGAATTCATGACCTGGAAAGACAGCGACGACGTCGCTCCTCTCCGAGGAAGCGCTACAGGTCACGCTCTTATTCTTCCTCGCGCTCACCAccgagaagataccgtcggcgttccccaTCCTCTTCAAGGTCCCcaccgagaagacatcgccgccgAAGAACTCGTTCCCGTTCTCCAGCCAGGAAGAACAGGAAGAATCAGAAGCCTGAAACCGCCGGGCAGAAAAGCCCCTCCCCTGAAGATGGCCGTCGAGGGCTCCCAAAGCTGCATTGGATGACAACCGGGGGGACAACCGGCGCAACAGGCACCACCATTCGCCAGGTCCGAGTGACgaagaggacttccgcagccctctGTCCGGGAGCATCCGAAGAGCTCACCTCCCTAGAGGGATGGAAAAACCCCCAACACTGGACCAGTACGACGggaccactgaccccgacgatcatattcggagcatcgaagcggtcatggactatcacgtcgtcaggGGCTCAATCAAATGCCGAATCTTCCCAACCACTCTCAGGAAAGGGGCaatgaattggtacaggaacctccctccgaactccattcactcctggaccgagctcaaagaactcttcttgagccacttcacagcctcccggcGACAACCAAAATCGGAAGCCAACCTTGAGGCCGTGAtacaattgttagaacaagatttgttcttatcaattatcttagttttgatgataacaataatatgaattttgcttaagataatatggtactctaatccaatgcaatttccctttcaggaaatatatataaagagtacgcataattcagcgctaagaagatgtgtctcaaatggttcagcatgcaacatcagaacatggtctggcaagacatcagaagatggtcgaagcagaatcagaacatgggtctatggaagcatcagaagaacatgagatcagaagcactgaagatcagaagatggtatcacgctcagaagcacttcaaggtcagaagatcagaagatgctgtgcaccaagctgtttgactctgatgatattcaaacgtcgtattcacaaacatcagatcagaaggaagtacacgtggcagactacgctgactgacaaaaggaacgttaaagctactaaaggctacgtcagtagacacagcgtgaacaaggctcgaggtagttgacaaaagcgtataacattaaatgcaaagatgtacggaacacgcaaagcattaaatgcattcaacggtcatcttctcaacgcctataaatatgaagttctgatgagaagcaaggttaacgattttcgcaccaatacaattcaaattcacttgctgaaactctgttcaaatcaaaactcagaatcttcatcttcatcaaagctcactacattgctgttgtaatatcttagtgagattaagcttaaattgtaagagaaatatcacagttgtgattatcgcttttaagaagcatttgtaaactcttgaatagattacattaagttgtaaggaactagagtgatcagttgatcagtatactctaggaagtcttagcagttagctgagcaggaagtcttggcagttggctgagcaggaagtcttggcagttggctgagcagaaagtcttaggagtgaactaagcctagagtgatcgtgttgatcagtagactctagaaaagtcttaggagtgaactaagcagttgttcctggagtgatcaggttgtgatcagaagactctagaagacttagttgcggctaagtggaaaaccattgtaatccgtgcgattagtggattaaatcctcagttgaggtaaatcatctctgcgggggtggactggagtagcttcgttaacagcgaaccaggataaaaataattgtgcattttatttttatcgctcaagattttaagtcacacttattcaatcccccccctttctaagtgtttttctatccttcaattggcatcagagcgccggttctaaggtgcaagcacttaaccgtgtttagaaaagattcaggaagagaaaaacgcttcatttaaaagatggttgatgaaagtgaaaggactatacctacacctgcatctacatctggctctgctgagcaatacaacggtaacaatggttatactagaccgccggtatttgatggtgaaaactttgaatactggaaagataaactggagagttactttctgggtctagatggtgatctatgggatcttctgatggatggttacaaacatccagtaaatgccagaggcgtgaagctgtcaaggcaagaaatgaatgatgaccaaaagaagcttttcaggaatcatcataaatgtagaactgttttgctgaatgctatctctcatgctgagtatgagaagatatctaacagggaaacagcctatgacatatatgagtccttgaaaatgactcatgaaggaaatgctcaagtcaaggagacaaaagctcttgccttaatccagaagtatgaagccttcaagatggaggatgatgaagacattgaaaagatgttttcgagatttcaaactctgactgctggattgagagttcttgacaaaggatacaccaaggctgatcatgtaaagaagatcatcagaagcttacccagaagatggggtccgatggtaactgcattcaagattgcgaagaatctgaatgaagtttctctggaagagcttatcagtgccttgagaagccatgagattgagctggacgcaaatgagcctcaaaagaaaggtaagtctattgcattaaaatctaatatcaagaaatgcactaacgcttttcaggctagagaagaagatcctgaagaatcagaatctgaagaagaagatgaactgtccatgatttccagaaggctaaaccaactctggaaaaccaagcaaaggaagttcagaggcttcagaagttcaaggaaatttgaacgtggagaatcttctgatgaaagaagatttgacaagaagaaggtcatgtgctatgaatgcaatgagcctggacactacaagaatgaatgtccaaatcttcaaaaggaaagtcccaagaaaaagtttcataagaagaaaggtcttatggcaacctgggatgagtcagaagatgattcagaagatgagcaggccaactgtgcgctgatggcgacagaagatgacggatcagaatctacatcagaatcagattctgaagaggtattttctgaacttactagagatgagttagtttccggtctaactgaacttctggaactcaagtctcagatcagtctcaaatacaaaaagctgaaaaagcaatttgaatttgaaacaaagaagcttgagttggagaattctgaattaaaggaaaaacttttaaaattatccaataatgttggatctccttctgattcagaaaaatccactcccagtctgaaccatattctgaaagaatatgatttaagtttcaggaagttcctatctagaagtattggcagaagtcagctagcttctatgatatatgctgtgtctggaaacaaaagagttggcattggttatgagggtgaaaccccatacaaacttgaacctgttgatgaaatgaaaattacatacaagccattgtatgatcagttcaagtatggccactcacatgatattaggcacacctcacatgcacaaagttttcacattacacacactaagaagcatgtgacacaacctaggaaatatcatgaaactcacattaagaattatcatgctgttcctcctattgcttacaatgttaaacccaagttcaatcagaacttgagaaaatctaacaagaaaggacccaaaaagatgtgggtacctaaggataagattattcctattgcagatatccttggctgcaagagggacaaagcacaacatgtcatggtacctggactctggatgctcgcgacacatgacaggaagaaggtctatgttccaagacctggtgcttaagtctggaggagaagtcaagttcggaggagatcagaagggcaagataattggctctggaactataaaatctggtaactctccttccatctctaatgtacttcttgtagaaggattaacacataaccttttatctatcagtcaattaagtgacaatggttatgatataatctttaatcaagagtcttgcaaggctgtaaatcagaaggatggctcaatcctatttacaggcaagaggaagaataacatttataagacagatctgcaagatcttatgagtcagaaggtgacttgtcttatgtctgtttctgaagagcagtgggtctggcacaggagattaggtcatgctagtttgagaaagatctctcaaattaacaaactgaatcttgtcagaggactccctaatctgaaattccaatcagatgctctttgtgaagcatgtcagaagggca is a window encoding:
- the LOC131621778 gene encoding uncharacterized protein LOC131621778, yielding MADNNNIPTADPFLLDELIEESSRELASRRREDRRRQRSGHETRDTQLVQVLQQVQNVDHVPPEGHTQNGGGTSGPEHAQNVNETDPRDGQHASSFTHTSERRRTRHVEEEEQLDIPEDADPITVRLLKEIQLTNSLLRIQDDRIHDLERQRRRRSSPRKRYRSRSYSSSRSPPRRYRRRSPSSSRSPPRRHRRRRTRSRSPARKNRKNQKPETAGQKSPSPEDGRRGLPKLHWMTTGGTTGATGTTIRQVRVTKRTSAALCPGASEELTSLEGWKNPQHWTRKGQ